A genomic region of uncultured Paludibaculum sp. contains the following coding sequences:
- a CDS encoding RNA ligase RtcB family protein: MTTQNSAEVRLIASTRNWIEGSAVQQLEKTASLPGMRLAVGLPDLHPGKGSPIGAAFAVEGWLYPTLVGNDIGCGVGLWRTELSSRAIKRDHWAERLRGLEEPWDGAVAEFLSSRGLEPSGFERSLGTIGGGNHFAELQAVVSVTNVEQCAALGVAPDAVYLCVHSGSRGFGEAILREHVGTHGAGGLPVGSSEAEHYLTRHEQARRWAAANREVIATRILERLRTRGTLLLDVCHNHVEPRDVLGAPCWIHRKGAAPSTGGPVVIPGSRGALTYLVLPTEPNVQSAFSLAHGAGRKWSRSDSRARLEKRFSAKDLARTELGSQVICEDRDLLYEEAPQAYKNITVVIDDLVKAGLAGILAVLKPIVTYKVRR, encoded by the coding sequence TTGACTACACAAAACTCGGCGGAGGTGCGCCTCATCGCATCCACCAGGAATTGGATCGAGGGTTCGGCCGTGCAGCAACTGGAGAAGACGGCGTCTTTGCCCGGCATGCGCCTGGCCGTCGGACTGCCGGACCTGCATCCGGGCAAGGGCAGCCCCATCGGCGCGGCATTCGCCGTGGAAGGCTGGCTCTACCCAACGCTGGTTGGCAACGACATAGGCTGCGGCGTGGGATTGTGGCGCACCGAACTCAGCAGCAGGGCGATCAAACGGGACCACTGGGCCGAACGCCTGCGCGGCCTCGAGGAGCCGTGGGACGGCGCCGTGGCGGAATTCCTCTCCAGTCGCGGCCTCGAACCTTCGGGCTTCGAACGCTCGCTCGGTACCATCGGCGGAGGAAACCACTTCGCCGAACTCCAGGCCGTCGTCAGCGTCACAAACGTCGAGCAGTGCGCGGCACTCGGCGTCGCGCCGGATGCCGTCTATCTGTGCGTGCACAGCGGCTCGCGCGGATTCGGCGAAGCAATCCTGCGCGAACACGTCGGGACGCACGGTGCCGGAGGTCTACCCGTGGGCAGTAGTGAAGCTGAACACTACCTGACCCGCCACGAGCAGGCCCGCCGATGGGCCGCCGCGAATCGCGAGGTCATTGCCACCCGGATTCTCGAGCGGTTAAGAACTCGCGGGACACTCCTCCTCGACGTCTGCCATAACCATGTCGAGCCACGCGACGTACTCGGCGCCCCCTGCTGGATTCACCGCAAGGGAGCGGCACCCTCCACCGGCGGGCCTGTCGTCATCCCCGGATCCCGCGGAGCGCTCACCTACCTCGTTTTGCCAACCGAGCCCAATGTCCAGAGCGCATTCTCACTGGCTCACGGCGCCGGGCGAAAGTGGTCGCGTTCCGACAGCCGCGCTCGGCTGGAGAAGCGCTTCTCCGCCAAAGACCTCGCGCGAACCGAACTCGGCAGCCAGGTAATCTGCGAGGACCGCGACCTGCTGTACGAGGAGGCTCCACAGGCCTACAAGAACATCACCGTCGTCATTGACGACCTCGTTAAGGCCGGGCTCGCCGGGATCCTGGCCGTTCTGAAGCCCATTGTGACCTACAAGGTGAGACGATGA
- a CDS encoding transferrin receptor-like dimerization domain-containing protein, with product MKRALALLASAFLLSAQSPEKSVAGFQPESARRELDLEKQFDSKLSRANLQQWLKRMSAKPHHVGSPGSREVAEFIAAQFKSWGYDTQIETFYPLFPTPKTRVLEMIAPEKFTAKLSEPPIEGDESTANTAGGLPTYHAYSIDGDVTGDLVYVNYGLPADYEKLAQMGIDVKGKIVLARYGASWRGIKPKVAAEHGAIGCIIYSDPRDDGYFAGDVYPKGGFRPKDSAQRGSVMDMPTYPGDPLSPGVGATKDLKRGPYRQAATLTKIPVLPISYGDAEPLLRALGGPVAPADWRGALPFTYHVGPGATKVHLKLEFNWDLAPTHNVIARMAGAERPDEWIIRGNHHDGWVFGASDPLTGMVSLMEEARVLSELAKSGWKPKRTIIFCAWDGEEPALLGSTEWAEFHADELKKHAAVYVNSDGTSRGFVHVGGSHTLEVLATQAARDITDPETKVSTLERSKAQHAVSGQPFEGDLPISALGSGSDYTVFVDHLGIASLNIGFGGEGNGAGSYHSNYDTYDHVVKFEDPDFQYIYTTAQLGGRFVLRLANADILPLRFDNFSKIVSRYATEVRKLADDMRVQTDKENKLIRDGSLKLAADPRKTFIVPDTKSPVPFLNFAPLDNAVAKLKASTDTFTKIDLKSVSEANAKALDEILVQIERKLTRPEGLPRRPWFQHQIYAPGYYTGYGVKTLPGIREAIEERYWKEADEQIVKTSASIEAFAAELDKATALLGK from the coding sequence ATGAAACGAGCACTGGCCCTTCTTGCGTCCGCATTCCTGCTCTCCGCCCAATCGCCGGAGAAGTCCGTCGCGGGCTTCCAACCCGAAAGCGCGCGCCGCGAACTCGATCTCGAAAAACAGTTCGACTCCAAGCTCAGCCGCGCCAATCTCCAGCAGTGGCTCAAGCGCATGTCCGCCAAGCCCCATCACGTCGGCTCGCCCGGCAGCCGCGAGGTGGCCGAGTTCATCGCCGCCCAATTCAAGAGTTGGGGCTATGACACACAGATCGAGACCTTCTATCCGCTCTTCCCCACTCCCAAGACGCGCGTCCTCGAGATGATCGCTCCGGAGAAGTTCACGGCCAAGCTTAGTGAACCGCCCATCGAAGGCGACGAGAGCACTGCCAACACCGCCGGCGGCCTGCCTACCTATCACGCCTACTCCATCGACGGCGACGTCACCGGCGACCTCGTCTATGTGAACTACGGCCTCCCCGCCGACTACGAGAAGCTCGCCCAGATGGGCATCGACGTCAAGGGCAAGATCGTCCTCGCCCGTTATGGCGCGTCCTGGCGCGGTATCAAGCCCAAGGTTGCCGCGGAACACGGAGCCATCGGCTGCATCATCTATTCGGACCCGCGCGACGACGGCTACTTCGCCGGCGACGTCTACCCGAAAGGTGGTTTCCGTCCCAAGGACAGCGCCCAGCGCGGCAGCGTCATGGACATGCCCACTTACCCGGGCGACCCACTCTCCCCCGGCGTCGGCGCCACAAAAGACCTCAAACGCGGCCCCTATAGGCAGGCCGCCACGCTCACCAAGATCCCCGTGCTGCCCATCTCCTACGGCGATGCCGAACCTCTGCTGCGCGCGCTCGGCGGGCCTGTCGCTCCCGCCGACTGGCGCGGCGCCCTGCCTTTCACCTACCACGTCGGCCCTGGAGCCACCAAGGTCCACCTCAAACTCGAGTTCAACTGGGACCTCGCACCCACCCATAACGTCATCGCCCGCATGGCCGGCGCCGAACGCCCCGACGAATGGATTATCCGCGGCAACCACCACGACGGCTGGGTCTTCGGAGCCTCCGACCCCCTCACCGGCATGGTCAGTCTGATGGAAGAAGCCCGTGTCCTCTCCGAACTCGCCAAGTCCGGATGGAAGCCCAAACGAACCATCATCTTCTGCGCCTGGGACGGCGAGGAACCCGCCCTGCTCGGCTCCACCGAGTGGGCCGAATTCCACGCCGATGAACTGAAGAAGCACGCCGCCGTCTATGTGAACTCCGATGGCACTTCCCGCGGCTTTGTCCACGTGGGCGGCTCGCACACGCTGGAAGTGTTGGCCACGCAGGCAGCGCGCGATATCACCGATCCCGAAACGAAGGTCTCTACCCTGGAGCGTTCCAAGGCACAGCACGCGGTCTCCGGCCAGCCCTTCGAGGGCGACCTGCCCATCAGCGCCTTGGGCTCCGGCTCCGACTACACGGTCTTCGTCGACCACCTTGGCATCGCCAGCCTGAATATTGGCTTTGGCGGCGAAGGTAACGGAGCGGGCAGCTACCACTCCAACTACGACACCTACGATCACGTCGTGAAGTTCGAGGACCCCGACTTCCAGTACATCTACACAACGGCCCAACTCGGTGGCCGCTTCGTCCTCCGCCTGGCCAATGCCGACATCCTGCCGTTGCGCTTCGACAACTTCTCAAAGATCGTCTCGCGCTATGCCACGGAGGTGAGGAAGCTGGCGGACGATATGCGTGTCCAGACCGACAAAGAGAACAAACTCATCCGTGACGGCTCGCTGAAACTGGCCGCCGATCCCCGCAAGACCTTCATTGTCCCCGACACTAAGTCGCCAGTGCCCTTCTTGAACTTCGCACCGTTGGACAACGCCGTGGCCAAGCTCAAAGCCAGCACCGACACGTTCACGAAGATCGATCTCAAATCGGTGTCGGAAGCGAACGCCAAGGCGCTGGACGAGATCCTGGTCCAAATCGAGCGGAAGCTGACACGCCCCGAAGGCCTGCCCCGCCGCCCCTGGTTCCAGCACCAGATCTACGCGCCCGGCTACTACACGGGCTACGGCGTAAAGACGCTGCCCGGCATCCGCGAGGCAATCGAGGAGCGCTACTGGAAAGAGGCCGACGAGCAAATCGTGAAGACTTCGGCCTCGATAGAAGCGTTCGCCGCCGAACTCGACAAGGCGACGGCCCTGCTCGGCAAGTAG
- a CDS encoding DUF5597 domain-containing protein, with amino-acid sequence MTIHAMAAMVLAAATLTAAPMPRLVKEKGGFQFLVDDRPFLILGVQTGNSSGYPGELEKTWPLAKKIHVNTVEVPIQWQAVEPVEGKFDFTLVDGIVTGARKNGLRLILAWFGGFKNGAMHFAPAWVKEDVKKYPRMVDQTGSPIRALATHVDATQAADARAFAAFMRHLKEIDGEQHTVIAVQVENEAGVLGTDRDHSESANRLIAQAVPAEVVKAFGRTGRGTWSEVFGVYANETFAAYHQARYLNRVAEAGKREFPLPMFLNVWTDIQDGFYEPGFSHPSGGPTTRMLPLYKALVPSIDWISPDIYKQNYVQYVQEATPYSRPDNPLLIPETGRDLGFCRRMFYALGDLKGIGVSVFGVEGAGEEGIPESLRDLAATYRVLTEAMPLLAEAKRYGQLHSFVEEQGIATLVTDFGEYEAMAQFGPSHWGYGGARAAGTPKTTGRALIGQIGPEEFVIAGFDTTVNFRPKFGSAAPRADFVSAEEGAYVNGAWKARRQLSGDQIFFGLRLPGAGAVVKVKLMKY; translated from the coding sequence ATGACTATCCATGCGATGGCGGCCATGGTGCTGGCTGCCGCGACTCTGACCGCGGCTCCGATGCCCCGCCTTGTTAAGGAAAAGGGCGGATTTCAGTTCCTCGTCGACGACCGGCCGTTTCTCATCCTCGGCGTGCAGACCGGCAATTCGAGCGGGTATCCCGGCGAGTTGGAGAAGACATGGCCCCTGGCGAAGAAGATCCATGTGAACACCGTGGAAGTTCCGATTCAATGGCAGGCGGTGGAGCCGGTAGAAGGGAAGTTCGACTTCACGCTTGTCGATGGGATAGTGACGGGGGCGCGGAAGAACGGTCTGCGGCTGATACTGGCCTGGTTTGGCGGATTCAAGAATGGGGCGATGCACTTTGCCCCGGCATGGGTGAAGGAAGACGTCAAGAAGTATCCGCGGATGGTCGACCAGACAGGCAGCCCGATTCGAGCGTTGGCTACGCACGTGGACGCTACGCAGGCGGCCGATGCGCGCGCTTTCGCAGCGTTCATGCGGCACCTCAAGGAGATCGACGGGGAACAGCATACGGTGATTGCAGTGCAAGTGGAGAACGAAGCGGGCGTGTTGGGTACGGATCGCGATCACTCGGAGAGTGCCAACCGGCTGATCGCCCAGGCGGTTCCGGCCGAGGTCGTGAAGGCGTTTGGCAGGACAGGCAGAGGCACCTGGAGCGAGGTGTTCGGCGTCTACGCCAACGAGACGTTTGCGGCGTATCATCAGGCCCGGTATCTGAACCGTGTCGCCGAGGCCGGTAAGCGCGAGTTCCCACTGCCGATGTTTCTCAATGTATGGACGGACATTCAGGACGGGTTCTATGAGCCCGGATTCTCGCATCCCAGCGGCGGGCCGACGACGCGGATGCTGCCGTTGTACAAAGCGCTGGTGCCGTCGATCGACTGGATTTCTCCGGACATCTATAAACAGAACTATGTGCAGTACGTTCAAGAGGCCACGCCATATAGCCGGCCGGACAACCCGCTGCTGATTCCCGAAACAGGGCGTGATCTGGGCTTCTGCCGGCGGATGTTCTATGCGCTGGGCGATTTGAAAGGGATTGGCGTATCTGTGTTCGGTGTAGAGGGGGCCGGAGAGGAAGGTATTCCGGAGAGTCTGCGAGATCTGGCGGCTACTTACCGGGTGCTGACGGAGGCGATGCCATTGCTGGCCGAAGCCAAGCGCTATGGGCAACTGCATTCTTTTGTGGAAGAGCAGGGCATTGCCACACTCGTGACGGACTTCGGTGAGTATGAAGCGATGGCGCAGTTTGGGCCGTCGCATTGGGGCTATGGCGGCGCGCGGGCCGCGGGCACGCCGAAGACAACGGGGCGAGCGCTGATTGGGCAGATCGGACCAGAGGAGTTTGTCATCGCGGGCTTCGATACGACGGTGAACTTCCGGCCGAAGTTCGGGTCGGCGGCGCCCAGGGCGGATTTCGTGAGTGCCGAAGAAGGAGCGTATGTGAACGGGGCGTGGAAGGCTCGGCGGCAGTTGAGCGGAGATCAGATCTTCTTCGGATTGCGGTTGCCCGGAGCCGGTGCGGTGGTAAAGGTGAAACTGATGAAGTACTGA
- a CDS encoding PEP-CTERM sorting domain-containing protein (PEP-CTERM proteins occur, often in large numbers, in the proteomes of bacteria that also encode an exosortase, a predicted intramembrane cysteine proteinase. The presence of a PEP-CTERM domain at a protein's C-terminus predicts cleavage within the sorting domain, followed by covalent anchoring to some some component of the (usually Gram-negative) cell surface. Many PEP-CTERM proteins exhibit an unusual sequence composition that includes large numbers of potential glycosylation sites. Expression of one such protein has been shown restore the ability of a bacterium to form floc, a type of biofilm.): MGNSFSTERQVSLLATTILLALGTASAAPIVGTLQVGGSAEVTQTTIDYSPFIVGVALDGSGELVTVGNGTGVFSPLLFGDLGTIVDRSVEAGVVPAQPAGVNIDVMNWMTFTAPSFRYALDLKFIDVGTYTSAQCGAVAASGQTCTPDAPFPFTSPYNLSNFVDSSAGLSSNTTFSVRGVLRNLDTGLIDYNFNGVFGAEFLGQPYQDVLAIVNSGGSVSASYSGTINATAATVPEPSVGFLTGIGLVCMAFGLFSKRRRSPIS; this comes from the coding sequence ATGGGTAACTCATTCAGTACTGAGCGACAAGTGTCGCTATTAGCCACAACAATACTACTCGCGCTTGGAACTGCCAGCGCAGCGCCGATCGTTGGAACCCTACAAGTAGGGGGCTCGGCGGAAGTCACGCAGACCACAATTGACTATTCACCGTTCATTGTGGGTGTCGCCCTGGATGGCAGTGGCGAACTGGTCACTGTCGGAAACGGCACTGGGGTCTTTTCTCCGCTGTTGTTTGGTGACCTCGGCACGATCGTCGATCGTAGCGTTGAGGCAGGCGTAGTGCCGGCCCAACCCGCGGGCGTCAACATCGACGTCATGAACTGGATGACCTTCACGGCGCCCTCCTTCCGGTACGCTCTGGACCTGAAGTTCATTGACGTTGGCACCTACACGTCAGCCCAGTGCGGTGCAGTTGCGGCAAGCGGCCAGACATGCACCCCGGATGCGCCATTTCCATTCACGTCGCCGTATAACCTTTCGAACTTCGTCGACTCCAGCGCTGGCTTGTCGTCGAACACAACCTTCTCGGTTCGCGGCGTACTCCGGAACCTTGACACCGGGCTCATCGACTACAACTTCAACGGTGTGTTCGGCGCCGAGTTTCTAGGACAGCCTTACCAGGACGTGCTCGCGATTGTGAACTCCGGAGGCAGCGTTTCGGCCAGCTACAGCGGAACCATCAACGCAACGGCCGCCACGGTGCCCGAACCCTCGGTCGGATTCCTCACCGGCATCGGACTTGTTTGCATGGCCTTCGGTCTGTTCTCGAAACGCCGAAGATCACCGATTTCCTAA
- the prfH gene encoding peptide chain release factor H, which yields MNQQSKEIWLQVTAGQGPVECAWAVVNVLRRMEDEAHAAALRCSTIEIAPGPRAGTAQSVLISVTGETGVAAFAESWRGTIQFTARSPFRPEHKRRNWFVGIDVLEPVDETRFDPDDIGWETMRASGPGGQHVNRTESAVRVTHRPTGLQASAMEERSQHRNRKLALARLVRKLDGYNAQRQEDARAGRRRTHLELERGNPVRVLRAP from the coding sequence ATGAACCAGCAATCAAAGGAAATCTGGCTGCAGGTTACGGCAGGGCAAGGCCCCGTCGAGTGCGCCTGGGCGGTAGTCAACGTCCTGCGCCGCATGGAAGACGAAGCACACGCAGCGGCGCTACGGTGCTCTACGATCGAGATCGCACCCGGTCCTCGTGCGGGCACCGCACAGTCCGTTCTCATCTCGGTCACCGGAGAAACCGGCGTCGCCGCTTTCGCCGAGTCGTGGCGCGGCACCATCCAGTTCACCGCGCGCAGCCCATTTCGTCCGGAACACAAACGGAGGAATTGGTTTGTCGGCATTGATGTCCTCGAACCCGTCGACGAGACCAGATTCGATCCCGATGACATCGGCTGGGAAACGATGCGGGCCAGTGGGCCGGGCGGTCAACACGTGAACCGGACGGAATCGGCCGTCCGAGTCACGCATCGCCCCACTGGCTTACAGGCGAGCGCGATGGAGGAGCGATCGCAGCATCGCAACCGGAAACTCGCGTTGGCAAGACTTGTCAGAAAGCTCGATGGGTATAATGCGCAACGCCAGGAAGACGCCCGCGCGGGCCGCCGGCGCACTCATCTGGAACTCGAACGGGGCAATCCCGTTCGGGTTCTCCGTGCACCGTGA